One genomic window of Comamonas serinivorans includes the following:
- a CDS encoding substrate-binding domain-containing protein, giving the protein MAVSIHDVARLAGVSISTASRALNKAGRVSEETIDKVQAVADRLGYQPNAIARTMRSKQSHAVGVIVSDISNPFYGRLVKLLERQLADLGYASFVASSNNDIATEVKLIRFLMSRKVDGLILGPCQTDAIAHVAHEVTGTPTILFDRDGRGDLSSVKVDHYLGTTLAMQHLLGLGHRRIALLTPGSQIQPIQDRVQAYADSLRAAGLPYDPQLIVFADSSMNFAPAQAERLLLLDDRPTAFLCLGTRILAGVVAAIRNARLQIPRDVNVLSIGDSDFAELHSPAITSLAWDVSAVSQAISTLLFDRMQKKAPGVETLVVPMRLIERESCQRLRD; this is encoded by the coding sequence ATGGCAGTCAGCATTCACGATGTGGCCCGGCTTGCGGGCGTGTCCATCAGCACCGCGTCGCGCGCGCTGAACAAGGCCGGTCGGGTGAGCGAGGAGACCATCGACAAAGTCCAGGCCGTGGCCGACCGTCTGGGCTACCAGCCGAATGCCATTGCCCGCACCATGCGGTCCAAGCAGAGCCATGCAGTCGGTGTGATCGTCAGCGACATCTCCAACCCGTTCTATGGCCGCCTTGTGAAGTTGCTCGAGCGCCAGCTCGCCGACCTGGGCTATGCCTCGTTCGTGGCCAGCTCCAACAACGACATCGCCACCGAGGTCAAGCTGATCCGCTTCCTCATGAGCCGCAAGGTGGATGGCCTCATCCTGGGCCCTTGTCAGACGGACGCCATCGCCCACGTGGCGCACGAGGTGACCGGCACACCCACGATCTTGTTCGACCGCGATGGCCGTGGCGACCTCAGCTCCGTGAAGGTCGACCACTACCTGGGCACCACGCTGGCCATGCAGCACCTGCTTGGCCTGGGCCATCGGCGCATCGCGCTGCTGACACCCGGCAGCCAGATCCAGCCCATTCAGGACCGGGTGCAGGCCTATGCCGACAGCCTGCGGGCCGCAGGTCTGCCCTACGACCCCCAGCTCATCGTGTTTGCCGATTCGTCCATGAACTTTGCGCCGGCGCAGGCGGAACGCCTGCTGCTCCTGGACGACAGGCCCACCGCCTTCTTGTGCCTGGGCACGCGCATCCTGGCTGGGGTGGTGGCCGCCATCCGCAACGCCCGCCTGCAGATCCCGAGGGACGTGAATGTGCTGTCCATCGGCGACTCCGATTTCGCCGAGCTGCACAGCCCCGCCATCACGTCACTGGCCTGGGATGTCAGCGCTGTGTCCCAGGCCATCTCCACGCTGCTGTTCGACCGCATGCAGAAGAAGGCCCCGGGCGTGGAGACCCTGGTGGTGCCGATGCGGCTGATCGAGCGCGAATCCTGCCAGCGCCTGCGGGACTGA
- a CDS encoding 2,4'-dihydroxyacetophenone dioxygenase family protein, whose product MTQLTITEQDELLSVNIHDMPTVPGGAPGAQIIPLFLDRENGTWVLYGRFAPGTRLPKHFHTGTVHFFTTKGRWNYVEYPQNPQTAGSYLYEPAGSIHTFAVPDDATEAAEGFMVVHGANINFEGDQFLNIRDAGAIEDGVLAYLRSNQLPIPPYISPRRADFKSRQD is encoded by the coding sequence ATGACCCAGCTCACCATCACCGAACAGGACGAGCTCCTGAGCGTCAACATCCACGACATGCCGACCGTGCCGGGCGGCGCGCCAGGGGCGCAAATCATTCCCCTGTTTCTGGACCGAGAGAACGGTACCTGGGTGCTGTATGGCCGGTTTGCACCGGGCACCCGGCTGCCCAAGCACTTCCACACCGGCACGGTGCACTTCTTCACCACGAAGGGGCGCTGGAACTACGTCGAGTACCCGCAGAACCCGCAGACCGCCGGCAGCTATCTGTATGAGCCTGCGGGCTCCATCCACACCTTTGCCGTGCCCGACGATGCGACCGAGGCCGCCGAGGGTTTCATGGTGGTGCACGGTGCCAACATCAATTTCGAAGGCGACCAGTTCCTCAACATCCGCGACGCCGGGGCCATCGAAGACGGCGTCTTGGCTTACCTGCGCAGCAACCAGCTGCCCATTCCGCCCTACATCTCGCCCCGGCGCGCGGACTTCAAGTCTCGCCAGGACTGA
- a CDS encoding Bug family tripartite tricarboxylate transporter substrate binding protein: MKIWMSASLLALASWPALAQDYPSRPVRLIAPYAAGNGADVIARLLADGLGKQLKQTVYVENRSGASGAIGTQVLAAAAPDGYSISLGGMTTHTLAPIVLPKLAYDPVKDFSVIGRVGVSSIVLVAHNSFPANNIKELKALTKSRPDLQYGSWGQGSTGHFCGEVLNQKAGMKMTHMSFGAQILQSLLGGHVEVGFIDLASAVPLVKTGKLKALAMCTRTSPSLPGVASYAEQGIAFDQDLSWAMYAPAKTPKPVMDKLAEALKVTLADPAVVERLKALGTQAEFLPGSQQAEITRKDIAVWRKIGEEAKVKFE, translated from the coding sequence ATGAAGATTTGGATGAGCGCAAGCCTGCTTGCCCTTGCGTCGTGGCCTGCGTTGGCGCAGGACTACCCCAGCCGCCCGGTGCGGCTGATCGCCCCCTACGCCGCTGGCAACGGGGCAGACGTCATCGCGCGCCTGCTGGCCGACGGCCTGGGCAAACAGCTCAAGCAGACCGTGTACGTCGAGAACCGCAGTGGTGCGTCGGGTGCCATCGGCACCCAGGTGCTGGCTGCGGCTGCTCCCGATGGCTATTCCATCAGCCTGGGGGGCATGACCACCCACACGCTGGCGCCCATCGTGCTGCCCAAGCTGGCCTACGACCCGGTCAAGGATTTCTCGGTCATTGGTCGAGTGGGGGTGTCGTCCATCGTGCTTGTGGCCCACAACAGCTTTCCGGCCAACAACATCAAGGAGCTGAAAGCCCTGACGAAAAGCCGGCCCGATTTGCAGTACGGCAGCTGGGGCCAGGGCTCGACCGGCCACTTTTGTGGCGAGGTGCTCAACCAGAAAGCGGGCATGAAGATGACGCACATGTCGTTTGGCGCGCAGATCCTGCAAAGCCTGCTGGGCGGTCACGTAGAGGTGGGCTTCATCGACCTGGCCTCGGCGGTGCCCCTGGTCAAGACCGGCAAGCTCAAGGCGCTGGCCATGTGCACCCGAACGTCGCCCAGCCTGCCTGGCGTGGCCAGCTACGCCGAGCAGGGCATTGCCTTTGATCAGGATCTGTCCTGGGCCATGTACGCACCGGCCAAGACACCCAAGCCCGTGATGGACAAGCTGGCGGAGGCACTCAAGGTCACCCTGGCCGACCCGGCCGTTGTGGAGCGCCTGAAGGCACTGGGAACGCAGGCCGAGTTCCTGCCGGGCAGTCAACAGGCCGAAATCACCCGCAAAGACATCGCGGTGTGGAGAAAGATCGGTGAAGAAGCGAAGGTGAAGTTCGAGTGA
- a CDS encoding PLP-dependent aminotransferase family protein, whose product MFKHAQLESVKAWVGDPAHGALPLHARVQRAIRQLILDGTLDVGRPLPASRALAKSLGVSRDTVESAYSQLHAEGFIERRVGSGSFVSERAQRLPGRGKPRRTSVEGKATLRLSQRGGAMFQSGGVRDFLTPRPFAPGVPETRSFPLQTWERLERQVLREYGTLALLHSPPQGMEPLRRAIADYVNLERGARATPERVLVLTSSQQALTLCATVLLDAGERIFIEDPVYHGARKAFDAAGLECVPVPLDADGLRAEYLIAASKAPGEAARAVFLTPSHQFPTGATLSLDRRLAVIEWARQRQGWIIEDDYDSEFHYAGKPTACVQGLDPNERTIYIGTFTKSLFPGLRIGYMVLPSQLVAPMTVARTLLDGHSAPIPQLTLARFIEGGHFGAHVRTMRAVYAERRDVLARLVRQHLAEFVEPRVPAGGMQMPCVFIRDIPEREAVESAHRAGIDLLGLTTLHASSKHRAGFLMGFAAHAPHELNVAVKKLANVLRALCR is encoded by the coding sequence TTGTTCAAGCACGCGCAACTTGAATCCGTCAAAGCCTGGGTCGGCGACCCGGCGCATGGCGCCTTGCCGTTGCACGCGCGAGTGCAGCGGGCCATTCGCCAATTGATCCTCGATGGCACGCTGGACGTGGGCAGACCATTGCCCGCGTCACGTGCCTTGGCGAAGTCGCTGGGGGTTTCCCGCGATACGGTCGAGTCGGCCTACAGCCAGTTGCATGCGGAAGGTTTCATCGAACGGCGTGTGGGCAGCGGCAGCTTTGTGTCGGAACGGGCCCAGCGTCTGCCGGGACGCGGCAAGCCTCGGCGAACCAGCGTGGAAGGCAAGGCAACACTGCGCCTTAGCCAGCGCGGCGGCGCCATGTTCCAAAGTGGCGGCGTGCGTGACTTTCTGACGCCACGCCCGTTCGCACCTGGTGTGCCTGAGACACGGAGTTTTCCGCTGCAAACTTGGGAGCGATTGGAACGGCAGGTGCTGAGGGAATACGGCACGCTGGCGTTACTACACAGCCCGCCGCAGGGCATGGAGCCGTTGCGCCGGGCCATCGCCGATTACGTCAATCTCGAACGGGGGGCACGCGCCACACCCGAGCGTGTGTTGGTGCTGACCAGTTCCCAGCAAGCCTTGACCCTGTGCGCCACTGTGCTGCTCGATGCAGGCGAGCGCATCTTCATCGAAGACCCTGTTTATCACGGCGCCCGTAAGGCGTTCGACGCTGCCGGGCTGGAGTGCGTGCCCGTGCCATTGGATGCAGATGGCCTGCGGGCGGAGTATTTGATTGCGGCAAGCAAGGCGCCAGGCGAGGCGGCCAGGGCGGTGTTCCTGACGCCATCGCACCAGTTTCCCACGGGAGCGACGCTGTCGCTGGATCGGCGTCTGGCTGTCATCGAATGGGCCAGACAGCGCCAGGGCTGGATCATCGAGGACGACTACGACAGCGAGTTCCACTACGCGGGCAAGCCCACTGCGTGTGTGCAGGGGCTCGATCCGAATGAACGGACGATCTACATCGGCACCTTCACCAAATCTCTGTTTCCTGGCCTGCGTATCGGCTACATGGTGCTGCCGTCGCAACTGGTGGCGCCCATGACAGTGGCCCGCACCTTGCTGGATGGGCACAGCGCACCGATTCCACAACTCACGTTGGCGCGTTTCATCGAAGGCGGCCACTTTGGCGCTCATGTGCGCACCATGCGTGCCGTCTATGCTGAACGGCGCGACGTGTTGGCACGACTGGTTCGCCAGCATCTAGCCGAATTCGTGGAACCTCGGGTGCCGGCCGGGGGCATGCAAATGCCCTGTGTTTTCATCCGCGACATCCCCGAACGCGAGGCCGTGGAATCCGCGCACCGGGCCGGCATAGACTTACTAGGGCTGACGACGCTGCATGCGTCGAGCAAACACAGGGCAGGCTTCCTCATGGGATTCGCCGCTCACGCCCCGCACGAGTTGAATGTTGCTGTCAAAAAACTGGCAAACGTGCTGCGTGCGCTGTGCCGTTGA
- a CDS encoding benzoate/H(+) symporter BenE family transporter: MPSIPSHSSVRWNDLTHPVVAGLISVIVNYGGTFILVFQAAKVAGLSPELTASWVWSISIGVGVTGIILSWMSREPIITAWSTPAAAFLVTALATTSYAEAVGAYLISAAAFVVLGLSGWFERVIRLIPPGVAAGLLAGILLQFGIRAFGGMSIDPPLAGLLILAYVVFKRFSARYAVVAILMLGLAFLLTQDRVDLSGLQLKLAAPVFTMPAFSLNALLSVALPLFLITLTGQYMPGMLVLRNDGFKTSANPIVTITALGSLLMAPFGSHAFNIAAITAAIATGREAHEDPSKRWIAGIAAGVCYLLVGVFGVTLAAVFMAFPATFITTLAGLALLGTIGGSLATALADAKTREASLITFLAAAANISLLGIGGAFWGLVIGLIAYAVLNGRLPKKASTPAIAPTLINKGAN, encoded by the coding sequence ATGCCATCTATCCCTTCACATTCATCCGTTCGCTGGAACGATCTCACTCATCCTGTTGTGGCCGGCCTGATCTCGGTCATCGTTAACTACGGCGGCACATTCATTCTGGTGTTCCAGGCCGCCAAGGTCGCGGGCCTGAGTCCGGAATTGACGGCCTCCTGGGTGTGGTCGATTTCCATCGGCGTGGGCGTGACGGGGATCATCCTGAGTTGGATGTCCCGCGAGCCGATCATCACTGCGTGGTCCACGCCAGCGGCTGCGTTTCTGGTCACCGCGCTGGCAACCACGTCGTATGCCGAAGCCGTAGGGGCCTATCTGATCTCGGCAGCCGCTTTTGTGGTGCTGGGGCTCTCGGGTTGGTTCGAGCGCGTCATTCGCCTGATCCCTCCGGGCGTTGCCGCCGGGTTGTTGGCCGGCATCCTGCTGCAGTTTGGCATCAGGGCTTTTGGCGGCATGAGCATCGACCCACCGCTGGCCGGATTGCTGATCCTTGCCTACGTGGTGTTCAAACGGTTCTCCGCACGCTATGCGGTGGTGGCAATCCTGATGCTGGGGCTGGCCTTCCTCCTGACTCAAGATCGAGTCGATCTTTCAGGCTTGCAACTGAAGCTGGCCGCGCCAGTTTTCACCATGCCTGCCTTTTCGCTCAACGCCTTGTTGAGCGTGGCGCTGCCGCTGTTCCTGATCACCCTGACCGGCCAGTACATGCCCGGCATGCTGGTACTGCGCAATGACGGGTTCAAGACCAGTGCCAACCCCATCGTGACCATCACAGCGCTGGGCTCGTTGTTGATGGCACCGTTTGGTTCGCACGCCTTCAACATCGCCGCCATCACGGCGGCCATCGCCACGGGCCGGGAGGCTCACGAAGACCCGTCCAAGCGCTGGATCGCGGGCATCGCTGCAGGCGTGTGCTACCTCCTCGTGGGCGTGTTCGGCGTGACACTGGCCGCCGTCTTCATGGCCTTCCCGGCGACCTTCATCACCACGCTGGCGGGCCTGGCGCTGCTGGGCACCATCGGCGGCAGCCTGGCCACCGCCTTGGCCGACGCGAAAACGCGCGAGGCGTCGCTGATCACCTTCTTGGCGGCCGCCGCCAACATCAGTCTGTTGGGAATCGGTGGTGCGTTCTGGGGACTGGTGATCGGGCTGATCGCCTATGCGGTGCTCAATGGCCGGTTACCGAAAAAGGCATCCACACCCGCCATAGCCCCCACGCTGATCAACAAGGGAGCGAACTGA
- a CDS encoding YggS family pyridoxal phosphate-dependent enzyme — protein sequence MPAPFDTQTGYDQHGRYPEATTVEDFRRNLAAVQARITAACRRVGRDTATVRLLPVSKTKPEVSLRLAHAAGCRMLGENKPQEAHRKWEAMQDLAGLQWSVIGHLQTNKAKLVARFAHEFQALDSLRVAEALDRRLQAEGRSLEVFVQVNTSGEASKYGLAPEDAPTFIQALPAFSALRVRGLMTLALFSSEAERVRQCFVLLRTLRDRLRQSAPTGIGLDELSMGMSGDFEIAIEEGATVVRVGQAIFGARATPDSHYWPGELSTEEPTS from the coding sequence ATGCCGGCGCCATTCGATACACAGACCGGCTACGACCAGCATGGCCGATATCCTGAGGCCACCACGGTCGAGGACTTCCGGCGCAACCTGGCGGCGGTGCAGGCGCGCATTACCGCCGCCTGCCGCCGGGTGGGACGTGATACCGCGACGGTGCGCCTGCTGCCGGTCAGCAAGACCAAGCCCGAGGTCAGCTTGCGCCTAGCGCACGCAGCAGGCTGCAGGATGCTGGGCGAGAACAAGCCGCAGGAAGCCCACCGGAAATGGGAGGCCATGCAGGATCTGGCTGGCCTGCAATGGTCGGTCATCGGCCACTTGCAAACCAACAAGGCCAAGCTGGTAGCGCGCTTTGCCCACGAATTCCAGGCGCTGGACAGCCTGCGCGTGGCCGAGGCGCTAGATCGTCGCCTGCAAGCCGAAGGACGGTCGCTGGAGGTGTTCGTGCAGGTCAATACCTCGGGCGAAGCCAGCAAGTACGGACTCGCCCCTGAGGACGCGCCGACCTTCATCCAGGCGTTGCCGGCGTTTTCGGCGCTGCGCGTGCGTGGGCTGATGACGCTAGCGCTGTTTTCCAGCGAGGCTGAACGAGTGCGCCAGTGCTTCGTGTTGCTGCGCACCTTGCGCGACCGGTTGCGCCAGAGCGCACCCACAGGCATCGGGCTGGATGAGCTGTCCATGGGCATGTCCGGTGACTTCGAGATTGCCATCGAGGAAGGCGCCACCGTGGTGCGCGTCGGCCAGGCCATCTTTGGCGCACGCGCCACGCCAGACAGCCACTACTGGCCCGGCGAACTCAGCACGGAGGAGCCGACCTCATGA
- a CDS encoding glutamine amidotransferase gives MKTAIAVRHLYFEDLGTLGPLLEARGYAVRYLDAATEDWRTVDAAAADLLVVLGGPIGAFDDALYPFLADELAVISERLQYQRPLLGICLGAQLIARALGAGVRGMGVKEIGFAPLKLALAGEASPMATLGEVPVLHWHGDHFEIPTGATRLAGTPVCDNQAFGVGRNVLALQCHLEADPRHIERWLVGHACELAQAGIDPRTLRAEAQALQSDLPRAAQGVFASWLDGIEAAPPRGEG, from the coding sequence ATGAAAACCGCCATTGCCGTCCGCCATCTGTACTTTGAAGACCTTGGCACGCTGGGGCCGCTGCTGGAGGCGCGCGGGTATGCCGTGCGTTACCTGGATGCCGCGACCGAAGACTGGCGCACCGTCGATGCGGCGGCGGCCGATCTGCTGGTGGTGCTGGGCGGTCCGATAGGCGCCTTCGACGATGCGCTCTATCCCTTTCTCGCCGATGAACTGGCCGTGATTTCCGAGCGGCTGCAATACCAGCGCCCGCTGCTGGGCATTTGCCTGGGAGCGCAACTGATCGCCCGTGCACTCGGCGCGGGTGTCAGGGGCATGGGGGTTAAGGAAATCGGCTTCGCGCCGCTGAAGTTGGCTCTGGCAGGCGAGGCGTCACCCATGGCGACGCTGGGCGAGGTGCCGGTGCTGCACTGGCATGGTGACCACTTCGAGATTCCCACCGGGGCCACGCGGCTGGCGGGCACGCCCGTCTGCGACAACCAAGCGTTCGGCGTAGGGCGCAATGTGCTGGCGCTGCAGTGCCACCTGGAGGCGGATCCACGCCACATCGAGCGCTGGCTGGTCGGCCATGCCTGCGAACTGGCACAGGCCGGCATCGACCCACGCACATTGCGCGCCGAAGCACAAGCCCTGCAATCCGATTTGCCGCGGGCGGCACAAGGAGTGTTTGCTTCCTGGCTGGATGGGATCGAGGCAGCTCCACCAAGAGGTGAGGGATGA
- a CDS encoding aspartate aminotransferase family protein produces MQATTSHLMRAYARQPVSFVRGSGARLWDEHGTEYLDAIAGVAVTSLGHAHPEIAAVIAEQAGLLLHTSNVFRIDWQERLGERLCALAGMQKAFFCNSGAEANETALKLARLHGHRKQVAEPMILVMENGFHGRTIATLSATGNAAKQSGFEPLLPGFLRLPYNDIDAVCQAAKQSPDIVAVLVEPVQGEGGIRVAGTDYMRELRALCDKHDWLLMLDEIQAGMGRTGAWFGHQHADIEPDVMTLAKALGNGFPIGACLARGPAADLFSPGQHGSTFGGNPMACRVGCTVLDIMARDGMPQRATALGARLLAGLHKALGAHPNVLAIRGQGLMAGIEMDRNCKELVGRALEEQRLLISVTRDTTIRLLPPLICNEAQIDDIVARVARLLSSATALSYVESDPQCSPDESEACYASPSPHL; encoded by the coding sequence ATGCAAGCCACAACTTCTCATTTGATGCGGGCCTATGCTCGTCAGCCAGTGTCCTTCGTGCGTGGGAGCGGCGCGCGGCTTTGGGACGAACACGGAACGGAGTATCTGGATGCCATCGCCGGCGTCGCGGTCACCAGCCTGGGGCACGCCCACCCGGAGATTGCCGCCGTCATCGCCGAACAGGCGGGGTTGCTGCTGCACACCTCCAACGTCTTTCGCATCGACTGGCAGGAACGGCTGGGCGAGCGCCTGTGCGCGCTGGCGGGCATGCAGAAGGCCTTTTTCTGCAACTCGGGAGCCGAGGCCAACGAAACCGCTCTCAAACTGGCCAGGCTGCATGGCCATCGCAAGCAAGTCGCGGAACCCATGATCCTGGTGATGGAAAATGGCTTTCACGGCCGCACCATCGCCACACTCTCTGCCACGGGCAACGCTGCGAAACAGAGCGGTTTCGAGCCGTTGCTGCCGGGCTTCCTGCGCCTGCCCTACAACGATATCGACGCGGTTTGCCAGGCCGCCAAGCAGTCGCCTGACATCGTGGCGGTGCTGGTTGAGCCGGTTCAGGGAGAAGGTGGCATTCGGGTTGCCGGCACCGACTACATGCGCGAACTGCGCGCGCTGTGCGACAAGCATGACTGGCTACTCATGCTCGACGAAATCCAGGCCGGCATGGGCCGCACTGGTGCCTGGTTCGGACATCAGCACGCAGACATCGAGCCGGACGTGATGACATTGGCAAAGGCGCTAGGCAATGGCTTTCCCATCGGCGCCTGCCTGGCGCGCGGTCCAGCTGCCGACTTGTTCTCCCCCGGTCAGCACGGCTCGACCTTCGGAGGCAATCCGATGGCCTGCCGCGTGGGCTGCACAGTGCTCGACATCATGGCGAGGGACGGCATGCCGCAGCGGGCCACCGCTCTGGGGGCCCGCCTGCTCGCAGGCCTGCACAAGGCGTTGGGCGCGCATCCGAATGTCCTTGCCATTCGGGGCCAGGGCCTGATGGCAGGCATCGAAATGGACAGGAACTGCAAGGAGCTGGTCGGGCGGGCATTGGAGGAGCAGCGTCTGCTCATCTCGGTGACGCGAGACACCACCATCCGATTGCTGCCGCCGCTCATCTGCAATGAGGCACAGATCGACGACATCGTGGCGCGTGTCGCGCGTTTGTTGTCCTCCGCCACTGCGCTCAGTTATGTGGAGTCTGATCCGCAATGCAGTCCAGATGAATCTGAGGCCTGCTATGCATCGCCTTCCCCTCACCTTTGA
- a CDS encoding tryptophan synthase subunit alpha — protein sequence MSLGEQGRQALIVHVVRRTPSREHHACATHVLVEVRADVLELGVPFSDPSVDELVLQVAGAGRRVRMVAEHARSFLCCLCVELEVGSSRHLDEIAPCAMTVMVTHSIDSVPSLVLLSAGWPSLPWGRSSCGRTDCRLASGS from the coding sequence TTGAGCCTGGGCGAGCAAGGACGCCAGGCGCTGATCGTTCATGTTGTTAGGAGGACACCGTCACGCGAACATCACGCCTGCGCTACCCACGTGCTGGTGGAGGTCAGGGCCGATGTACTTGAATTGGGCGTACCGTTCTCCGACCCGTCGGTGGATGAGCTGGTTCTCCAAGTCGCTGGGGCCGGACGGCGCGTGCGGATGGTGGCCGAGCATGCCAGGAGTTTTCTCTGCTGCCTATGTGTCGAGCTGGAGGTGGGGAGCAGCCGTCACCTGGATGAAATAGCGCCCTGTGCCATGACCGTGATGGTCACACATTCGATCGACAGCGTACCGAGCCTGGTGCTGCTCAGCGCCGGTTGGCCTTCTCTACCTTGGGGGCGTAGTTCATGCGGTCGAACGGATTGCCGCCTTGCCAGTGGGTCTTGA
- a CDS encoding helix-turn-helix domain-containing protein has product MTQGKRISTDIGEDALHSIRALGAAAKAARLAAGEGQAAAAARLGVHVQTIGRIEAGEPGVSVGHLVGLLALYGVGVQPQQAS; this is encoded by the coding sequence ATGACCCAAGGCAAGCGCATTTCCACAGACATCGGCGAGGACGCCTTGCACAGCATCCGTGCCCTAGGTGCAGCCGCCAAGGCGGCACGTCTGGCTGCCGGCGAGGGCCAGGCCGCCGCGGCCGCACGCCTGGGCGTGCATGTGCAGACCATTGGCCGCATTGAGGCAGGCGAGCCCGGCGTCTCCGTCGGCCACCTGGTCGGCCTGCTGGCGCTCTACGGCGTCGGTGTCCAGCCGCAGCAAGCCAGCTGA
- a CDS encoding efflux RND transporter periplasmic adaptor subunit — translation MREKIRIVVAASIIAAVGGIAIAARDAKDEGQAAAPASAPAAPEVPVAEVLTRTVTPSTEFTGFLAAPKTVELRPRVGGTVEAVSVPEGSLVRQGQLLFQIDPRPFQVALDNASAQLRQAQVLASQAQADFDRAERLAPTGAVSRKVHDDATSARNARQAQVQAAQAAVAAARLDLSYARITAPIAGRVDRVLVTEGNLVSGGTAGAATLLTTIVSVDPMYAYFDIDEATYLTAVRQARPEARGGKAPPRVALGLVTDQGFPHEGTLDFVGNQMDRTTGTIRARAVVANPKGELAPGLFARARLATGGAREAILIDDQAVGTDQGKNYVLVVGADNQAQYRQVQLGPVVDGLRVIDEGLKSGEKIILKGLVRPGMQVTPRPTPMQQTATAAAAAGAATQPAEARQ, via the coding sequence ATGCGTGAAAAGATCAGAATCGTTGTGGCGGCCAGCATCATTGCGGCCGTGGGGGGGATTGCGATCGCCGCCCGCGATGCCAAGGATGAAGGGCAGGCAGCGGCGCCGGCAAGCGCGCCTGCGGCACCCGAGGTGCCCGTGGCCGAAGTCCTCACACGCACCGTCACGCCGTCAACCGAGTTCACGGGCTTTCTCGCTGCGCCCAAGACGGTGGAACTGCGTCCGCGCGTGGGCGGCACCGTCGAAGCGGTGAGCGTTCCCGAGGGCAGCCTGGTGCGCCAGGGCCAGCTGCTGTTCCAGATCGATCCACGCCCCTTTCAGGTGGCACTGGACAATGCGAGCGCACAACTGCGCCAGGCCCAGGTGCTGGCCAGCCAGGCCCAGGCCGATTTCGACCGCGCCGAACGGCTGGCGCCCACGGGCGCGGTCTCGCGCAAGGTCCATGACGACGCCACCTCGGCGCGCAACGCGCGCCAGGCCCAGGTGCAGGCGGCGCAGGCGGCCGTGGCCGCGGCGCGGCTGGACCTGTCGTACGCGCGCATCACGGCGCCGATCGCCGGGCGTGTGGACCGGGTGCTGGTCACCGAAGGCAATCTGGTGAGCGGCGGCACGGCGGGCGCGGCCACGCTGTTGACCACCATCGTCTCGGTCGATCCCATGTATGCCTACTTCGACATCGACGAGGCCACTTACCTGACGGCCGTGCGCCAGGCCCGTCCCGAAGCGCGCGGCGGCAAGGCGCCGCCGCGCGTGGCGCTGGGGCTGGTCACGGATCAGGGCTTCCCCCATGAGGGCACGCTGGACTTCGTGGGCAATCAGATGGACCGGACCACGGGCACCATCCGCGCGCGCGCCGTGGTGGCCAACCCCAAGGGTGAGCTGGCGCCGGGCCTGTTCGCACGGGCCCGGCTGGCCACAGGTGGCGCGCGCGAAGCCATCCTCATCGATGACCAGGCCGTGGGCACGGACCAGGGCAAGAACTATGTGCTGGTGGTGGGGGCGGACAACCAGGCGCAGTACCGCCAGGTGCAGTTGGGCCCGGTGGTGGACGGCCTGCGCGTGATCGATGAGGGTCTGAAGAGCGGCGAGAAGATCATCCTCAAGGGGCTGGTGCGCCCCGGCATGCAGGTCACCCCGCGTCCAACCCCGATGCAACAGACGGCCACCGCGGCCGCTGCGGCTGGCGCCGCCACGCAGCCGGCGGAGGCACGCCAATGA